A part of Pseudoalteromonas arctica A 37-1-2 genomic DNA contains:
- the metK gene encoding methionine adenosyltransferase yields MAKHLFTSESVSEGHPDKIADQISDAVLDAILEQDSHARVACETYVKTGMVMVGGEITTSAWVDIEEITRKTIRDIGYTNSDMGFDADSCAILNTIGKQSPDINQGVDRTSPEEQGAGDQGLMFGYACNETEVLMPAPITYSHRLVQRQAEVRKSGELNWLRPDAKSQVTFAYENGKPVGIDAVVLSTQHSEDISQKDLVEAVMETIIKPVLPAELITSATKFFINPTGRFVIGGPMGDCGLTGRKIIVDTYGGMARHGGGAFSGKDPSKVDRSAAYAARYVAKNIVAAGLADKCELQVSYAIGVAEPTSISVETFGTSKLEESRLIELIREHFDLRPYGLIQMLDLERPIYLPTAAYGHFGRDEFPWERTDKAEALRAAAGL; encoded by the coding sequence ATGGCAAAACATTTATTTACTTCTGAATCAGTTTCTGAAGGTCATCCGGATAAAATCGCCGATCAAATCTCTGATGCGGTACTTGATGCTATCCTAGAGCAAGACTCTCATGCCCGTGTTGCATGCGAAACTTACGTAAAAACCGGTATGGTTATGGTTGGTGGTGAAATCACTACTAGCGCATGGGTTGATATCGAAGAAATTACACGTAAAACAATTCGTGACATTGGCTACACAAATTCAGACATGGGCTTTGATGCCGATTCATGTGCAATTTTAAACACTATTGGTAAACAGTCTCCTGACATTAACCAAGGTGTTGACCGTACTAGCCCAGAAGAACAAGGCGCTGGCGACCAAGGCTTAATGTTTGGTTACGCATGTAACGAAACAGAAGTACTAATGCCTGCTCCAATTACTTACTCACACCGTTTAGTACAGCGCCAAGCTGAGGTTCGTAAAAGCGGCGAGCTTAACTGGTTACGTCCAGATGCAAAATCTCAAGTTACTTTTGCATACGAAAATGGCAAACCTGTAGGTATTGATGCTGTTGTACTTTCTACTCAGCACAGCGAAGACATTTCGCAAAAAGATTTAGTAGAAGCTGTGATGGAAACAATCATCAAGCCGGTACTTCCTGCAGAACTTATCACAAGTGCAACTAAGTTTTTCATTAACCCAACAGGTCGCTTTGTTATTGGCGGACCAATGGGTGACTGTGGTTTAACTGGTCGTAAAATTATTGTAGATACATACGGTGGTATGGCTCGTCACGGTGGTGGGGCTTTCTCTGGTAAAGATCCATCAAAAGTTGACCGTTCAGCAGCATACGCTGCACGTTACGTTGCTAAAAACATTGTTGCTGCTGGTCTTGCTGACAAGTGTGAGCTACAAGTTTCTTACGCAATTGGTGTTGCAGAGCCTACTTCTATCAGCGTTGAAACGTTTGGTACAAGCAAGCTAGAAGAAAGCCGTTTAATTGAGCTTATTCGTGAACACTTTGACCTGCGCCCTTATGGTCTAATTCAAATGCTTGATTTAGAGCGCCCTATCTACCTTCCTACAGCGGCTTACGGCCACTTTGGTCGTGACGAATTCCCTTGGGAACGTACAGATAAAGCTGAAGCACTTCGCGCAGCTGCCGGCCTTTGA
- the ppnP gene encoding pyrimidine/purine nucleoside phosphorylase, which translates to MPKFDNVSVVKKANVYFDGKVSSRTVILGDGEAKTLGFMQPGEFVFDTNQKECMELLAGQWDILLPGASEWKTFNAGESFNVDANVSFKVKVSDFADYCCSYTD; encoded by the coding sequence ATGCCAAAGTTCGATAACGTGAGTGTAGTAAAAAAAGCCAATGTATATTTTGACGGAAAAGTGTCAAGTCGTACCGTTATTTTAGGTGATGGCGAAGCGAAAACGTTAGGCTTTATGCAACCAGGTGAGTTTGTTTTTGATACAAACCAAAAAGAGTGCATGGAGCTTTTAGCTGGCCAATGGGATATTTTATTACCAGGCGCAAGTGAGTGGAAAACATTTAACGCGGGTGAATCGTTTAATGTTGATGCAAATGTAAGCTTTAAAGTAAAAGTATCTGATTTTGCTGACTACTGTTGTTCGTACACAGATTAA
- a CDS encoding LTA synthase family protein produces MLKTHTLPSSRWLEFVKESGRIATLWFAGVLLFMGFRIFFLIHFSDRITSELDIDSIIATLKAGLAFDSAATGVCFSIVFILNCILQPLRLGQWVRKARIYTSRIFFITAIILCITSITYIAEYGSQFNFFMFEGLNDDQQAIALTVIEQYKPWGSLLSLVVLLAMAFKINKLVDRKNYSVINHLFTTNILKRTILVALIIVLFVCAIRGSFETRPASRKWSAVTTDAFVNNLVINPFRSFIYAIKDYNDLQSFGLNGHNPYLRKSAPDIDNPLAALEKKTNTPMLAAPSQVFFIVMESYDAWPLQQKYTSLNLTNELRNLASKGIYLNNVLPAASSTMNSLSSLMSGIAFSGVNMSRIGPQKPASKLSIFNQLEQLGYQSRFYYGGLLSWQNVGEYVLSQGADKVFSAADTGGKGSAGVWGIDDGQLFDLVDTKTDEKSFNLIMSGSYHGPFNLDLDKYGYPLKSVADYPKEIQALDDDLLDPYVLGHLWYADKMLGQFVRKMEQRYPDALFVITGDHYSRRYLHHRPGLYELTHVPLVIYGKGVNPNWVSSDQLASHMDIAPTLLNLIAPQKTTFYSMGQSLLTQPKDRTVFGFQTVRKPEQLWRGDFSSMYEYQKVNPEDRINLVPLEPQPFEPIDVATEQAYNKYMATAWQLLTKGMD; encoded by the coding sequence TTGCTAAAAACACACACACTTCCATCTAGTCGTTGGCTAGAATTTGTAAAAGAAAGCGGACGTATCGCCACACTTTGGTTTGCTGGTGTACTGCTTTTTATGGGCTTTCGGATTTTCTTTTTAATTCATTTTAGTGATCGTATTACTTCAGAACTAGATATTGATTCAATAATCGCGACATTAAAAGCGGGTCTAGCATTTGATTCTGCCGCGACGGGAGTCTGTTTTAGTATTGTTTTTATTTTAAACTGTATTTTACAGCCTCTGCGTTTAGGACAATGGGTTAGAAAAGCACGTATATATACAAGCCGAATATTTTTCATTACGGCAATAATACTATGTATAACGAGTATTACTTACATTGCTGAATATGGAAGCCAGTTTAACTTTTTTATGTTTGAAGGACTAAATGACGATCAACAAGCTATTGCATTAACTGTAATTGAGCAATATAAACCGTGGGGGAGTCTACTTAGTTTAGTTGTTTTATTAGCGATGGCATTTAAAATAAATAAACTAGTTGATAGGAAAAACTATAGTGTTATCAATCATCTTTTCACCACTAATATATTAAAGCGTACGATTTTAGTTGCATTGATTATTGTTTTATTTGTTTGTGCAATAAGAGGGTCATTTGAAACTCGTCCGGCTTCTCGAAAATGGTCAGCAGTAACAACAGATGCTTTTGTAAATAATCTTGTAATAAATCCATTTCGAAGCTTTATATATGCCATTAAAGATTATAATGATTTACAAAGTTTTGGTTTAAATGGTCATAATCCTTACTTACGAAAAAGTGCACCTGACATAGATAACCCTTTAGCGGCGCTTGAGAAAAAAACGAATACGCCAATGTTAGCGGCACCTTCACAAGTATTTTTTATTGTTATGGAAAGTTATGATGCTTGGCCGTTACAGCAAAAATATACATCGCTCAATTTAACTAATGAACTACGTAATTTAGCTAGTAAAGGTATATATTTAAATAATGTATTACCTGCAGCAAGCAGTACTATGAATTCGCTATCTAGCCTTATGTCTGGTATTGCGTTTTCGGGCGTTAACATGAGCCGTATTGGACCACAAAAACCAGCGAGTAAGTTATCAATATTTAATCAACTTGAGCAACTAGGTTATCAAAGTCGATTTTATTATGGCGGCTTGCTGTCATGGCAAAATGTAGGCGAATATGTGCTTTCACAAGGAGCTGATAAAGTATTTTCGGCTGCAGACACTGGAGGTAAAGGAAGTGCTGGTGTGTGGGGAATTGATGATGGTCAGTTATTTGATTTAGTCGATACTAAAACAGATGAAAAAAGTTTTAACTTAATCATGAGTGGGAGTTACCACGGGCCATTTAACTTAGATTTAGATAAGTATGGGTATCCTTTAAAATCAGTTGCTGACTATCCAAAAGAAATTCAAGCTTTAGATGATGACTTATTAGACCCTTACGTATTAGGGCATTTATGGTATGCCGATAAAATGCTTGGTCAATTTGTTCGTAAAATGGAGCAGCGCTATCCAGATGCATTATTTGTAATTACAGGTGATCATTATAGTCGCCGTTATTTACATCATCGCCCGGGTCTATATGAGCTAACACATGTACCGCTTGTTATTTATGGTAAAGGTGTAAATCCAAACTGGGTATCGAGTGATCAATTAGCGAGTCATATGGATATTGCGCCTACATTATTAAACTTAATAGCGCCGCAAAAGACGACATTTTATAGCATGGGCCAGTCACTATTAACTCAACCTAAAGATCGTACTGTATTTGGTTTTCAAACTGTACGTAAACCAGAACAGCTTTGGCGTGGTGATTTTTCGTCAATGTATGAGTATCAAAAAGTTAACCCAGAGGATCGGATTAACTTAGTCCCACTTGAGCCGCAACCTTTTGAACCAATCGATGTAGCAACAGAGCAAGCTTATAATAAGTATATGGCTACAGCGTGGCAGTTACTTACTAAAGGAATGGATTAA
- a CDS encoding 5-formyltetrahydrofolate cyclo-ligase, whose product MSNKRAKIRAKIRNTRKNLSNNQQIIAAQSLKMNFIQHLKSEKTTNSKHIAIYLSNDGELDTSLLIKELWSLNHTVYLPIIHPFNGANLLFQRYEKNSPMRANRYGILEPKLNCSQICPLPVLDYLLMPLVAFDKQGNRLGMGGGFYDRTLARLHEQNWQKPQLIGLAHECQKVEALPIESWDVPLKTIITPDKTYCW is encoded by the coding sequence ATGAGCAATAAACGCGCAAAAATAAGAGCGAAAATTCGTAACACCCGTAAAAACTTGTCAAATAATCAGCAAATAATTGCTGCGCAATCGCTAAAAATGAATTTTATTCAACATTTAAAAAGCGAAAAAACAACGAATTCAAAGCATATTGCCATTTACTTAAGTAACGATGGGGAACTAGACACTTCGTTGTTAATTAAAGAATTATGGAGTTTAAACCATACCGTTTACCTACCTATAATACACCCATTCAATGGCGCTAATTTACTATTTCAGCGCTATGAGAAAAACTCACCCATGAGAGCAAATCGCTATGGTATCTTGGAGCCTAAGCTGAACTGCTCTCAAATATGCCCATTACCAGTGCTTGATTACCTCCTTATGCCATTAGTTGCATTTGATAAACAAGGTAATCGCCTAGGAATGGGAGGTGGGTTTTACGACCGGACATTGGCACGTTTACACGAACAAAATTGGCAAAAACCACAACTAATTGGCCTTGCACATGAATGCCAAAAAGTTGAGGCTCTACCAATCGAGTCGTGGGATGTACCACTTAAAACCATTATCACCCCAGATAAAACATACTGTTGGTAA
- the hpf gene encoding ribosome hibernation-promoting factor, HPF/YfiA family: protein MKINLSGHHVEVTDSIREHINEKFSKIESHFPSLIALEIILSKEHHKIQAEISTNYEGTRISVKGENEVMYPAIASAAKKLDAALKHRKGQIKANLHEKPVSTTPEIAHEIIQEMDLK, encoded by the coding sequence ATGAAAATTAATCTTTCTGGTCACCATGTTGAAGTTACTGACTCTATTAGAGAGCACATCAACGAAAAATTTTCAAAAATCGAGAGCCATTTCCCATCGCTTATTGCACTCGAAATTATTTTGTCTAAAGAACATCATAAAATCCAAGCTGAAATTAGCACTAATTATGAAGGCACGCGCATATCGGTAAAAGGGGAAAACGAAGTTATGTACCCTGCCATTGCAAGTGCAGCTAAAAAACTCGATGCAGCACTAAAACATCGAAAAGGGCAGATAAAAGCAAACTTACACGAAAAGCCTGTTAGCACTACACCTGAAATCGCACACGAGATCATCCAAGAGATGGATCTTAAATAA
- the rpiA gene encoding ribose-5-phosphate isomerase RpiA translates to MTQDELKKAAAWAALEFVKENTIVGVGTGSTVNHFIDALGSVKDTIVGAVSSSEASTARLQALGIEVFELNNVAALDVYVDGADEINDQNEMIKGGGAALTREKIVAAVAKQFVCIVDDTKLVKTLGDFPLPVEVIPMARSYVARELLKLGGDPVYRQGVVTDNGNVILDVFNLKITNAKQLEAQINSIVGVVTNGLFAIRGADKVIIGTKNGPQIK, encoded by the coding sequence ATGACACAAGATGAATTAAAAAAAGCAGCTGCTTGGGCAGCACTCGAGTTTGTAAAAGAAAACACTATTGTAGGTGTGGGTACAGGCTCTACTGTTAATCACTTTATTGATGCCCTTGGCTCAGTAAAGGACACTATTGTAGGCGCTGTATCAAGCTCAGAAGCCTCAACCGCGCGCTTACAAGCGTTAGGTATTGAAGTATTTGAGCTTAATAACGTTGCTGCTTTAGATGTATACGTTGACGGCGCTGACGAAATAAACGATCAAAACGAAATGATTAAAGGTGGCGGCGCAGCCCTTACTCGCGAAAAAATAGTAGCCGCTGTAGCTAAACAATTTGTGTGCATTGTAGATGACACCAAATTAGTAAAAACATTAGGCGACTTCCCGCTTCCGGTAGAAGTTATTCCAATGGCGCGCAGCTACGTTGCACGAGAATTATTAAAGCTTGGTGGTGACCCTGTTTATCGCCAAGGCGTAGTTACCGATAACGGTAACGTTATATTAGATGTATTTAACTTAAAAATTACCAATGCTAAACAACTTGAAGCACAAATAAATTCAATTGTTGGCGTAGTTACCAACGGCCTATTTGCAATACGTGGTGCTGATAAAGTGATTATCGGTACTAAAAATGGGCCACAAATTAAATAG
- a CDS encoding NRAMP family divalent metal transporter, with the protein MATAAIGGSHLVASTQAGAIFGWQLFWLILVVNVLKYPFFRFGMEYTLATKNSLVEGYKSKGPFYFYSFIGLNIVAAIVNTAGVLLLTASLLHYALPVVIEVTLLCWMLLGVCLVILLLGHFKALDNVAKGIMGLLTLATLIALAIAFSNGPMAPADYVGPSPYELAMLSFMVALMGWMPAPIEISALSSLWLKEKQAQQTVSKSQGLFDFNVGYWLTAGLALVFFSLGVLVQYGQTSSIELGGVAFAKQLIDMYALTIGEWARPLVSAIAFLCMFGTTLTVLDGYARTLNESHKLLGFKQSKHSLNIWLILQALAGMAVILFFKSALGPMLTFAMTLSFVTTPVFAWLNFSLVRSEPAIKHSVLLRSLTWLGLVYLVGFAVAFVLWKLD; encoded by the coding sequence ATGGCAACAGCCGCTATTGGCGGTTCTCACTTAGTTGCCTCTACGCAAGCTGGGGCAATATTTGGCTGGCAATTATTTTGGCTTATCCTCGTTGTTAATGTTTTAAAGTACCCGTTTTTTCGCTTTGGTATGGAATACACACTCGCCACTAAAAATAGCCTAGTGGAGGGGTATAAAAGCAAAGGTCCGTTTTACTTTTATAGCTTTATCGGTTTAAACATTGTAGCCGCCATTGTTAATACCGCCGGCGTACTACTGCTTACCGCAAGCTTACTGCATTACGCCTTACCTGTGGTTATTGAAGTAACCTTGCTTTGTTGGATGCTGCTGGGTGTATGTTTAGTTATATTGCTACTTGGACACTTTAAAGCGCTAGATAACGTTGCCAAAGGCATTATGGGGCTGCTTACGCTCGCTACTTTGATTGCCCTTGCCATTGCATTTAGTAACGGCCCAATGGCACCTGCTGATTATGTGGGACCTTCACCGTATGAACTTGCCATGCTTAGCTTTATGGTGGCTTTAATGGGCTGGATGCCCGCGCCTATCGAAATATCTGCATTAAGTTCTTTATGGCTAAAAGAAAAACAAGCGCAGCAAACTGTTTCTAAAAGCCAAGGCTTGTTCGATTTTAACGTAGGCTATTGGCTTACAGCAGGCTTAGCCTTAGTATTTTTTAGCTTAGGTGTATTAGTGCAATACGGGCAAACCAGCAGTATAGAACTCGGTGGTGTCGCGTTTGCCAAGCAGCTTATTGATATGTATGCATTAACAATAGGCGAGTGGGCACGCCCGCTTGTATCAGCCATTGCTTTTTTATGTATGTTTGGCACCACACTCACTGTGCTTGACGGCTACGCCCGCACGCTCAATGAGTCTCATAAGTTACTTGGCTTTAAGCAATCAAAACACAGCTTAAATATTTGGTTAATACTACAAGCTCTTGCCGGTATGGCGGTTATTTTATTTTTTAAATCAGCCCTTGGCCCAATGCTTACCTTTGCGATGACGCTTTCATTTGTTACAACGCCTGTGTTTGCATGGCTTAACTTTAGCCTTGTGCGATCAGAGCCAGCTATTAAGCACAGCGTGCTATTACGTAGTTTAACTTGGTTAGGCTTAGTGTACTTGGTTGGTTTTGCTGTTGCGTTTGTACTCTGGAAGTTAGACTAG
- the tkt gene encoding transketolase encodes MPSRKELANAIRVLSMDAVQKAKSGHPGAPMGMADIAEVLWRDYLKHNPTNPEWADRDRFILSNGHGSMLIYSLLHLSGYDLPLDEIKNFRQMHSKTPGHPEYGYAPGIETTTGPLGQGITNAVGMAIAEKALAAQFNREGHDIVDHFTYAFMGDGCLMEGISHEAGSLAGTLGLGKLVAFWDDNGISIDGEVEGWFTDDTPARFKAYGWHVISGVDGHDSDAVSAAIAEAKSVTDKPSLICCKTIIGYGSPNKSGSHDCHGAPLGDDEIKASREFLGWTGDAFEIPDDIYAQWDGKEKGKQLESSWDEKFAAYAKAYPELATEYKRRINNELPGDWAAKSQAYIEQLQANPANPASRKASQNALNAFGPLLPEFMGGSADLAGSNLTIWDGSKGLTRDDASGNYIYYGVREFGMSAIMNGIALHKGFIPYGATFLMFVEYAKNAVRMAALMKQPSIFVYTHDSIGLGEDGPTHQPVEQIASMRLTPNLYNWRPCDQVESAIAWQQAIERKDGPTSLIFTRQGLEQQARDAQQLSDVKKGGYILSCDGNPEIIFIATGSEVQLAQDSASELRSQGKKVRVVSMPCTDAFEDQSAAYKESVLPASVSRRVAVEAGIADYWYKYVGLNGAVVGMTTFGESAPAGELFEHFGFTVANIVSKANELF; translated from the coding sequence ATGCCATCTCGCAAAGAACTTGCAAATGCTATTCGCGTCTTGTCAATGGACGCAGTACAAAAGGCCAAATCTGGTCACCCTGGAGCCCCTATGGGCATGGCTGATATCGCAGAAGTATTATGGCGCGATTATCTAAAACATAACCCAACGAATCCAGAGTGGGCTGACCGTGACAGATTTATTCTTTCAAACGGCCACGGTTCAATGCTCATCTATTCTCTATTGCACCTAAGTGGTTACGACTTACCACTGGACGAAATTAAAAACTTCCGTCAAATGCATTCTAAAACACCAGGTCACCCTGAATATGGTTATGCACCAGGAATCGAAACTACTACGGGCCCATTAGGTCAAGGGATCACAAATGCCGTAGGTATGGCAATTGCTGAAAAAGCGCTAGCTGCACAGTTTAACCGTGAAGGTCACGATATTGTTGATCACTTTACCTATGCATTTATGGGCGATGGCTGCCTTATGGAAGGTATTTCTCATGAAGCAGGTTCACTTGCAGGCACATTAGGTCTGGGTAAACTTGTTGCATTTTGGGATGACAACGGCATCTCAATCGATGGCGAAGTAGAAGGTTGGTTTACAGATGATACACCGGCTCGCTTTAAAGCATACGGTTGGCATGTAATTAGTGGTGTTGATGGCCACGACAGCGATGCTGTAAGTGCTGCAATAGCAGAAGCAAAAAGCGTTACCGATAAACCTTCACTAATTTGTTGTAAAACAATTATTGGTTACGGCTCACCTAATAAATCAGGTAGCCATGATTGTCACGGTGCTCCACTAGGTGATGACGAAATTAAAGCATCTCGCGAATTTTTAGGTTGGACTGGCGATGCTTTCGAAATTCCTGATGATATTTACGCACAGTGGGATGGCAAAGAAAAAGGCAAGCAGCTTGAATCAAGCTGGGACGAAAAATTTGCAGCATACGCAAAAGCATACCCAGAGCTTGCAACTGAATACAAACGTCGTATTAATAACGAACTGCCTGGCGATTGGGCTGCAAAATCACAAGCGTACATTGAGCAATTACAAGCAAACCCTGCAAATCCAGCGTCTCGTAAAGCATCACAAAATGCATTAAATGCGTTTGGTCCGTTATTACCAGAATTTATGGGTGGCTCAGCCGATTTAGCTGGCTCAAACTTAACTATTTGGGATGGCTCTAAAGGTTTAACACGCGATGATGCAAGCGGTAACTACATTTATTACGGTGTGCGTGAGTTTGGTATGTCGGCAATTATGAATGGTATTGCCCTTCATAAAGGCTTTATTCCTTACGGTGCTACGTTCTTAATGTTTGTTGAATATGCAAAAAATGCTGTACGTATGGCTGCATTAATGAAGCAACCAAGCATTTTTGTATACACGCACGATTCAATCGGTTTAGGTGAAGATGGTCCAACTCACCAACCAGTAGAGCAAATTGCAAGCATGCGTTTAACGCCTAACTTATATAACTGGCGTCCATGTGACCAAGTTGAGTCGGCAATTGCATGGCAACAAGCTATTGAGCGTAAAGACGGTCCTACATCGCTTATCTTTACTCGCCAAGGTCTTGAGCAACAAGCACGTGACGCACAGCAATTAAGTGACGTTAAAAAGGGTGGTTACATCCTTAGCTGTGACGGCAACCCAGAGATTATTTTCATTGCAACGGGCTCTGAAGTGCAACTAGCACAAGATTCAGCAAGCGAACTACGCAGCCAAGGTAAAAAGGTACGTGTTGTATCTATGCCATGTACTGATGCCTTTGAAGATCAAAGCGCAGCATACAAAGAAAGCGTATTACCGGCATCTGTTTCACGCCGCGTAGCAGTAGAAGCAGGTATTGCTGACTACTGGTACAAGTACGTAGGTCTAAACGGCGCAGTAGTAGGTATGACTACCTTTGGTGAGTCAGCACCTGCAGGCGAGCTGTTTGAGCACTTTGGTTTTACAGTGGCAAACATTGTAAGCAAAGCAAACGAGCTTTTTTAA
- the serA gene encoding phosphoglycerate dehydrogenase — protein sequence MSKVSLAKDKIKILLLEGVHQSAVETLKRNGYSNIDYVKTSLPEDELKERIKDVHFVGLRSRTHINQAVLDSADKLVAVGCFCIGTNQVDLDAARERGIAVFNAPFSNTRSVAELVLGEILLLLRGIPERNAAAHRGGWLKTANGSFEARGKTLGIIGYGHIGTQLGIMAENIGMNVEFYDIEDKLSLGNAKQVHNLTQLLQRSDIISLHVPETPQTKNLIGSAELAVMKQGSILINASRGTVVDIDALAEALTEKKLSGAAIDVFPTEPKSNDEEFVSPLRQFDNVILTPHIGGSTQEAQENIGIEVAGKLAKYSDNGSTITAVNFPEVSLPELANRSRLLHVHHNRPGVLTQINQAFAQHGINIAAQYLQTDASIGYVVIDVDTDQSEVALKELSAVEGTIRARILH from the coding sequence ATGAGTAAGGTATCGTTAGCAAAAGACAAAATTAAAATTCTCTTGCTTGAAGGTGTTCACCAAAGCGCTGTTGAAACGCTAAAACGTAACGGTTACAGCAATATCGACTACGTTAAAACATCCTTACCTGAGGACGAATTAAAAGAGCGCATTAAAGATGTTCACTTTGTAGGACTTCGTTCTCGTACTCATATTAACCAAGCCGTATTAGACTCAGCTGACAAGCTAGTTGCTGTTGGGTGTTTTTGTATTGGTACAAACCAAGTTGATTTAGATGCAGCACGCGAACGCGGTATTGCTGTATTTAACGCACCATTTTCTAATACTCGTTCAGTTGCTGAACTTGTACTTGGTGAAATCCTACTTTTATTACGCGGTATTCCAGAGCGTAATGCAGCGGCTCATCGTGGTGGCTGGTTAAAAACAGCAAATGGTTCGTTTGAAGCACGTGGTAAAACATTAGGTATTATTGGCTACGGTCACATTGGAACTCAGCTAGGTATTATGGCTGAAAATATCGGTATGAACGTGGAGTTTTACGATATCGAAGATAAATTATCACTCGGTAATGCAAAACAAGTTCACAACCTAACTCAGCTATTACAACGCTCTGATATTATTAGTTTACACGTACCAGAAACACCGCAAACTAAAAATCTTATTGGTAGTGCAGAACTTGCTGTTATGAAGCAGGGATCTATTTTGATCAACGCTTCACGCGGAACTGTTGTTGATATTGATGCACTTGCAGAAGCACTAACAGAGAAAAAACTAAGTGGTGCAGCAATCGATGTGTTCCCTACTGAGCCAAAATCTAACGATGAAGAATTTGTATCGCCACTGCGCCAATTCGACAATGTTATTTTAACGCCGCACATTGGTGGTTCTACACAAGAAGCACAAGAAAACATTGGTATTGAAGTAGCGGGTAAACTGGCTAAATACTCAGATAATGGCTCAACTATTACAGCTGTTAACTTTCCTGAAGTATCGCTGCCTGAGCTTGCTAATCGTAGCCGTTTATTACACGTACACCACAACCGCCCAGGTGTACTAACGCAAATTAACCAAGCGTTTGCACAGCACGGTATTAACATTGCTGCGCAATACCTACAAACAGACGCATCTATTGGTTATGTAGTTATTGATGTAGATACAGATCAATCTGAAGTAGCACTTAAAGAACTAAGCGCAGTTGAAGGTACAATTAGAGCACGTATTCTGCATTAG